Proteins from a genomic interval of Nostoc sp. TCL240-02:
- a CDS encoding KH domain-containing protein has protein sequence MFLNRSVQQQPHHNFGTKLPTASPNYVDLVRFLVQPFLESPETLSVDCEISQALKRVWVRIAFESTDKGKVFGRGGRNIQAIRTVIAAAAAAAGQSAYLDIYGSTTPGREGMSFDEETEERSPPPTRREARGNDGPKPIVKPRLR, from the coding sequence ATGTTTTTGAACAGGTCAGTGCAACAACAGCCGCATCATAATTTCGGAACAAAATTGCCAACAGCCAGTCCCAACTATGTTGATCTGGTTCGGTTTTTGGTGCAGCCATTTTTGGAATCTCCAGAGACTTTAAGTGTCGATTGTGAAATTTCTCAAGCCCTAAAACGGGTTTGGGTTCGCATCGCCTTTGAAAGTACAGATAAAGGGAAAGTGTTTGGTCGAGGGGGACGCAATATTCAGGCGATTCGTACAGTAATTGCCGCAGCCGCAGCCGCAGCTGGGCAATCAGCATACCTAGATATCTACGGCAGTACCACTCCGGGCCGTGAAGGTATGTCTTTTGATGAAGAGACAGAAGAGCGATCGCCACCACCGACTAGGAGAGAAGCGCGTGGAAATGATGGGCCTAAACCCATTGTTAAACCCCGCCTCCGCTAG
- a CDS encoding PhoH family protein yields the protein MAGALTIQLPNVASAIALAGDGEENLKSLSRQTGATLVLRGQELLISGTQGQIDLASRLVRSLEDLWIKGNIITNADILTARQAIDSDRQEELQDLQRNVLAKSRRGEEVRAKTFRQRQYIDALRKRDLTFGIGPAGTGKTYLAVVVAVQALLANQVEKLILTRPAVEAGEKLGFLPGDLQQKVNPYLRPLYDAIYEFIDPEKVPSLMERGVIEVAPLAYMRGRTLNNAFIIVDEAQNTTPAQMKMVLTRLGFRSRMVITGDMTQTDLPLHQQSGLGVALQILKHVEGIAFCEFTQKDVVRHPLVQRIVAAYEQYEK from the coding sequence ATGGCAGGTGCTTTAACAATTCAGCTGCCGAATGTTGCTAGTGCGATCGCTCTTGCAGGAGATGGAGAAGAAAATCTCAAATCCCTATCTCGGCAAACAGGAGCCACTTTAGTGCTACGTGGGCAAGAATTATTGATTTCTGGTACCCAAGGGCAAATCGATCTGGCTTCTCGATTAGTGCGATCGCTTGAAGACCTCTGGATTAAAGGCAATATCATCACCAATGCCGATATTTTAACAGCCCGTCAAGCCATAGATAGCGATCGGCAAGAGGAATTGCAAGATTTACAGCGAAATGTCCTTGCCAAAAGTCGCCGGGGCGAAGAAGTCCGTGCCAAAACCTTCCGTCAGCGTCAATATATTGACGCACTCCGTAAGCGCGATCTCACTTTTGGGATTGGGCCTGCTGGTACTGGCAAGACTTATCTCGCCGTTGTTGTTGCCGTACAAGCACTCCTTGCCAACCAGGTTGAAAAGCTAATTTTAACTCGCCCTGCCGTCGAAGCTGGTGAAAAACTCGGTTTTTTGCCTGGAGACTTGCAGCAAAAAGTTAATCCCTATCTTCGCCCCCTTTATGATGCTATTTATGAATTCATCGACCCAGAAAAAGTACCCAGTTTAATGGAACGCGGTGTGATTGAAGTAGCACCACTCGCCTATATGCGGGGACGCACACTGAATAACGCTTTTATCATTGTCGATGAAGCTCAAAATACTACACCCGCTCAGATGAAAATGGTTTTGACTCGTTTGGGTTTTCGTTCGCGGATGGTGATTACAGGCGACATGACACAAACTGATTTACCACTTCACCAACAATCGGGTTTAGGAGTGGCTTTACAAATTTTAAAACACGTTGAAGGCATTGCTTTTTGCGAATTTACTCAAAAAGATGTCGTGCGTCATCCTTTAGTTCAGCGTATTGTCGCTGCTTATGAACAATACGAAAAATAA
- a CDS encoding ChuX/HutX family heme-like substrate-binding protein, whose amino-acid sequence MSTTLKEFLEACETLGTLRLIVTSSAAVLEARGKIEKLFYAELPKGKYANMHTEGFEFHLNMDKIIQVKFETGEAKRGNFTTYAIRFLDDKHESALSLFLQWGKPGEYEPGQVEAWETLKEKYGEVWEPLPAEI is encoded by the coding sequence ATGAGTACTACTTTGAAAGAATTTTTAGAAGCTTGTGAGACTCTAGGAACTTTGCGTTTAATTGTTACTAGTAGCGCGGCTGTATTAGAAGCACGTGGCAAGATCGAAAAGCTATTTTATGCAGAATTACCAAAGGGTAAGTATGCAAATATGCACACAGAAGGCTTTGAGTTTCATTTGAATATGGACAAAATTATTCAGGTTAAATTTGAAACTGGTGAAGCTAAAAGAGGTAATTTTACAACCTATGCCATTAGGTTTTTAGATGATAAACATGAGTCTGCTTTAAGCCTATTTTTACAATGGGGTAAACCGGGAGAATATGAACCAGGCCAGGTGGAAGCTTGGGAAACTCTAAAAGAGAAGTATGGGGAAGTTTGGGAACCCTTACCAGCAGAAATTTAA
- a CDS encoding carbon dioxide-concentrating mechanism protein CcmK — MTLALGMIEVYGVPTAVEVGDAMCKAAHITLVGYENTDLGRITVLIRGVIGEVNVAVTVGVKAVLRVNGGEVLSSHIIPRPHENLEYVLPIHHSVNVQQFSTDIRFPPPLSV; from the coding sequence ATGACATTGGCACTAGGCATGATTGAAGTTTATGGCGTTCCCACAGCAGTGGAAGTTGGAGATGCCATGTGTAAAGCTGCTCATATCACCCTTGTTGGTTATGAAAATACTGATTTAGGACGAATTACCGTATTAATTCGAGGGGTTATTGGCGAGGTGAATGTGGCGGTGACAGTAGGAGTAAAGGCGGTGCTGCGGGTTAACGGTGGCGAGGTGCTTTCTTCTCATATTATTCCTCGACCTCATGAAAATTTAGAATATGTTTTACCGATTCATCACAGCGTGAATGTGCAGCAGTTCAGTACAGATATCAGATTTCCTCCACCCCTGTCAGTTTAG
- a CDS encoding DUF6816 family protein, giving the protein MLKIKVIWSFCLLLSFLLWSGEALAGELSERLANFPQWEKLTSVQPASGDLVYPKWMAGSWQVTSTLVDLAAPLAPNIVTPGFEGNRRQLNQPVSFVVRFVEDQPHLARLKIFPQIDKKSPSLVADRAFNSLNLARAYLGNEAVLSVKVDPDSPNRQITFLRSSRQLVSIVTARATETIPDGKFITTEVFQQLFKGGSRPYLNSVESTTAYHKLLTANPAIEADQVTAVYLSPQDPDYFKAGSRPVALYRYHLEFVPTQMLTTPKE; this is encoded by the coding sequence ATGCTTAAAATAAAGGTAATTTGGAGTTTTTGCTTGCTGCTTTCATTCCTCCTGTGGAGTGGTGAAGCTCTTGCAGGAGAATTGTCTGAACGGTTAGCAAATTTTCCCCAGTGGGAAAAATTAACTTCAGTGCAACCGGCTTCAGGTGATTTGGTTTACCCAAAATGGATGGCTGGTTCTTGGCAAGTTACGAGTACTTTAGTAGATTTAGCCGCACCTTTAGCACCAAATATAGTAACTCCAGGCTTTGAAGGTAATCGCCGACAATTAAATCAGCCTGTGAGTTTTGTAGTAAGATTTGTGGAGGATCAACCACATCTAGCTAGGTTAAAAATATTCCCTCAGATAGATAAAAAATCCCCAAGTTTAGTAGCAGATAGAGCGTTTAATAGTTTGAATTTGGCACGGGCTTATTTAGGGAATGAAGCAGTGTTATCAGTCAAAGTAGATCCAGATTCACCTAATCGTCAGATTACATTCTTGCGTAGCAGCCGCCAATTAGTCTCCATTGTGACTGCACGGGCTACAGAAACTATCCCTGATGGCAAATTTATCACTACAGAAGTGTTTCAACAATTATTTAAAGGCGGTTCGCGCCCCTATTTAAACTCCGTAGAATCTACCACCGCTTATCATAAACTCCTAACAGCGAATCCGGCGATTGAGGCAGATCAAGTTACTGCTGTCTATCTTTCACCCCAAGATCCAGATTACTTTAAAGCTGGTTCTCGGCCAGTTGCTCTCTATCGCTATCACCTAGAATTTGTCCCAACACAAATGCTTACTACTCCAAAGGAGTGA
- a CDS encoding ABC transporter ATP-binding protein — protein MAKFQDIVNYFRSDWKLSVFSITASSIYEVIDLVVPYAIGQILNVLSAQPLDKPLQSAIATFSDITNYPINKTLSLGVLLGLVFIVTVVKAPTQPWLTHWFHWDISLRLRRQKAQTAVEKILTLPLEFYDENNPGRIAGRIARGISNHTFTYPEVAGQLIPKLVRVLGIFLFILVIEWRIAILYLISFVVILGFSLKDLKHLIWHETILDKYSEDTESRNSELITNIKTVKAFATEAHELKRQKQRLDRELMVVEYRVHKGYVKLATWQRTVIQFCVFTILGLTLAATVDGRISLGHFVMTLTLSSMAYAELEPISTLGELFARRYSSMLRFHEFLQEPIPSDSASLLEESNQTESPYKFTGKVELSHVSFGYDANRQVLQDINLLIEPYQTVALVGRSGSGKSTLVKLLLRYFEPQSGQILIDGQDICTLNVGKYRRRLAIVHQEVDVFNGTILDNLTYGRRDASLEQVKEACRIARVDEVVQQLPKGYYTVVGERGVRLSGGQRQRLGIARALLVQPDVLIFDEATSSLDYESERSIQLAMRSIQGTCTTIVIAHRLSTVREADKIVVLEQGKIVEVGSHDELLRHEGIYRRLHSLQETGELLS, from the coding sequence ATGGCCAAATTTCAAGATATTGTCAATTACTTTCGCTCTGACTGGAAACTGAGTGTTTTCAGTATTACAGCATCTAGCATTTACGAAGTTATTGATTTAGTTGTACCTTACGCGATTGGGCAGATTTTAAACGTTTTGTCTGCTCAACCTTTAGATAAACCACTTCAAAGTGCGATCGCAACTTTTTCGGACATCACTAATTACCCTATTAATAAAACCCTATCTTTGGGTGTATTACTGGGTTTAGTTTTCATTGTCACCGTAGTTAAAGCTCCAACCCAACCTTGGTTAACCCATTGGTTTCACTGGGATATATCTTTAAGGTTGCGTCGCCAGAAAGCCCAAACAGCCGTAGAAAAAATTCTCACTCTTCCACTAGAATTTTATGATGAAAATAACCCCGGACGAATTGCTGGAAGAATAGCAAGAGGTATTTCTAACCACACTTTTACTTACCCTGAAGTTGCCGGACAGTTAATTCCTAAACTAGTTCGGGTATTGGGAATTTTCTTGTTTATCTTGGTGATTGAGTGGCGAATTGCGATTTTATATTTGATTTCCTTTGTCGTTATTCTTGGCTTTAGCTTGAAGGATTTAAAGCACCTAATTTGGCATGAAACTATTCTGGATAAATATTCAGAAGATACGGAAAGTCGTAATTCCGAACTGATCACCAACATCAAAACGGTAAAAGCATTTGCTACTGAAGCTCATGAACTAAAGCGGCAAAAACAACGTTTGGATCGTGAGCTAATGGTGGTTGAGTATCGCGTTCACAAAGGTTATGTGAAACTAGCTACTTGGCAAAGGACTGTAATTCAGTTTTGCGTTTTTACTATCCTGGGTTTGACTTTAGCGGCAACAGTAGACGGTAGAATTTCTCTTGGTCACTTTGTCATGACATTAACTCTTTCTAGCATGGCTTATGCTGAATTAGAACCTATTAGCACATTGGGAGAACTTTTTGCCCGTCGTTATTCTTCTATGCTGCGGTTTCACGAATTTCTCCAAGAGCCAATTCCATCTGATTCAGCTAGTCTTTTAGAAGAGAGCAACCAGACAGAATCACCCTATAAATTTACTGGGAAAGTTGAGTTGTCCCACGTCAGTTTTGGATATGATGCCAACCGTCAAGTTTTGCAAGATATTAACTTGTTGATTGAGCCATACCAAACAGTGGCATTAGTGGGGCGTTCCGGTTCTGGTAAGTCTACTTTGGTGAAGTTGCTGTTACGATATTTTGAACCTCAATCAGGTCAAATTCTGATTGATGGTCAAGATATCTGCACTTTGAATGTGGGTAAGTATAGACGAAGGCTAGCGATCGTTCACCAAGAAGTAGACGTTTTCAACGGTACTATCTTGGATAACCTCACCTATGGTAGGCGGGATGCCAGTTTAGAGCAGGTTAAGGAAGCCTGTAGAATTGCCAGAGTCGATGAAGTAGTGCAGCAGTTACCCAAAGGTTATTACACTGTGGTGGGGGAACGAGGTGTCAGGTTATCTGGGGGACAAAGACAACGCTTAGGAATTGCCAGGGCGTTGTTAGTGCAACCAGACGTACTGATTTTTGACGAAGCCACCTCTAGTTTAGATTATGAGTCTGAGCGTTCAATTCAGCTAGCGATGCGATCGATTCAGGGTACTTGCACCACTATTGTGATTGCTCACCGTTTAAGTACAGTGCGGGAAGCAGATAAAATTGTAGTTCTGGAGCAAGGAAAGATTGTAGAAGTAGGTAGCCATGATGAACTGTTGCGTCACGAGGGCATTTATCGCCGCTTACACTCCCTGCAAGAAACAGGAGAACTTCTAAGTTAG